The proteins below come from a single Metarhizium brunneum chromosome 1, complete sequence genomic window:
- the Acsf3 gene encoding Malonate--CoA ligase ACSF3: MHSTTLPRLPIFEAIVKHDPQSTAVIHSSSGRTFTYGELLGDIRKARERFYEASGKKDLNGERIAFLVGNSYDYVVTLLAVLAARSIAVPMSPAFPAPELQYILDHSEAALLVSSPRFASKAAEVLATDLTTKPAHLELKKHEGGGMCEVVSLEEGSDPAGAGLMLYTSGTTNRPKGVLLPQSALTAQSRSLIEAWKYTPADHLLHVLPLHHIHGTVNAVITPLFAGSSVEFMFPFNADAVWKRLAAPFLPTNGTNRPHGTTKPPNSKVTFLTVVPTVYSRLLASHKLLPHPIQAAAREAISPANMRVNISGSAALPTPIKTAWSDLSHGNVLLERYGMTEVGMALSCGLSFTDRIDASVGWPLPSVQARLMDVDTGEIIPLGGEVDSQGRERSGEIQLRGPTVFKEYWRNPSATAKEFIPDSDGRGSWFKTGDVAIRRAVPAASHSQPWTKGPLYFIQGRLTADIIKTGGEKVSALEVERELLSLPEVSEAAVVAVPSGNWGQKVGAVLIINRDVVQKWSPLDMRRALKSRLANYKIPQVMKIVEHIPRNAMGKINKKQLVKEIFADEHSGDEL; the protein is encoded by the exons ATGCATTCGACCACCTTGCCGCGGTTGCCCATCTTCGAGGCTATTGTAAAACATGACCCCCAGTCAACCGCAGTCATTCACTCCTCCTCGGGGAGAACCTTCACATACGGCGAATTGCTAGGGGATATACGGAAGGCGCGGGAGCGATTTTATGAAGCCAGTGGGAAGAAGGACTTGAATGGGGAGAGAATAGCCTTTCTTGTCGGGAATAGCTACGACTATGTTG TCACCTTGCTCGCTGTGCTTGCGGCGCGGTCCATCGCAGTCCCCATGTCTCCTGCGTTCCCGGCGCCAGAGCTACAATATATCCTTGACCACAGTGAAGCGGCGCTTCTCGTCTCCTCGCCCAGGTTCGCATCCAAGGCAGCGGAGGTCCTAGCCACGGATCTAACTACCAAACCTGCTCATCTTGAACTAAAGAAACATGAGGGTGGCGGCATGTGTGAAGTCGTTTCGTTGGAGGAGGGCTCGGATCCAGCTGGTGCCGGGCTGATGCTATACACTTCCGGAACCACCAACAGACCT AAAGGCGTCCTCTTACCGCAATCAGCCCTAACCGCCCAGTCACGCTCCCTCATAGAAGCATGGAAATACACCCCAGCAGACCAcctcctccatgtcctccccctccaccaCATCCATGGcaccgtcaacgccgtcatcacGCCCTTGTTCGCCGGCTCGTCCGTCGAATTCATGTTTCCCTTCAACGCCGATGCTGTATGGAAACGTCTTGCGGCACCATTCCTCCCCACAAACGGCACCAACCGCCCCCACGGCACGACAAAACCTCCCAATTCAAAAGTCACCTTCCTCACCGTCGTTCCTACAGTCTACAGCCGCCTTCTCGCCAGCCACAAGCTCTTACCTCATCCCATCCAAGCCGCCGCTCGAGAGGCCATCTCCCCTGCAAACATGCGCGTCAACATCTCCGGCTCGGCTGCCCTCCCCACGCCTATCAAGACTGCCTGGTCAGATCTCAGCCACGGCAATGTCCTCCTCGAGCGCTACGGCATGACGGAAGTCGGCATGGCACTCAGTTGCGGCCTCTCCTTCACCGACCGCATCGACGCCTCTGTCGGTTGGCCCTTGCCCTCGGTCCAAGCACGTCTCATGGACGTGGACACGGGTGAAATCATCCCCCTCGGTGGCGAGGTCGATTCCCAAGGCCGGGAACGCTCTGGTGAGATCCAGCTTCGCGGGCCAACCGTATTCAAGGAATACTGGCGGAACCCctctgccacggccaaggaGTTCATCCCCGACTCCGACGGCCGGGGCTCCTGGTTCAAAACAGGTGACGTCGCCATTCGCCGCGCCGTCCCCGCCGCCTCGCACAGCCAGCCGTGGACCAAGGGCCCGCTGTACTTCATCCAGGGCCGCCTCACGGCTGACATCATCAAGACGGGTGGCGAAAAGGTCTCTGCGCTGGAAGTAGAGCGCGAACTCCTCAGTCTGCCAGAGGTGTCAGAGGCTGCTGTCGTCGCAGTTCCCAGCGGAAACTGGGGCCAGAAGGTCGGCGCTGTGCTCATTATCAACAGGGACGTGGTTCAAAAGTGGTCGCCCTTGGACATGAGGCGCGCGCTGAAGAGCAGGTTAGCGAATTATAAGATTCCGCAGGTCATGAAGATTGTGGAACATATTCCGAGGAACGCCATGGGCAAGATTAATAAGAAACAGCTGGTGAAGGAGATCTTTGCGGATGAACACAGCGGTGACGAGCTGTAG
- the BOL1 gene encoding BolA-like protein 1 has product MSSNTPMEDAIRAKITAAFDPQTLEIYNNSHLHSHHKAMQGVTSKETHFRLVITSEAFKSKVQPARHRMVYALLRDEMALEGGIHALELRTLTPEEEERQNKKKAAEAAAKEEESKEA; this is encoded by the exons ATGAGCTCTAATACGCCCATGGAGGATGCCATCCGTGCAAAG ATTACTGCTGCTTTCGATCCTCAGACCCTTGAGATCTACAACAACTCCCATCTCCATTCCCACCACAAGGCCATGCAGGGTGTCACTTCCAAGGAGACTCACTTTAG ACTCGTCATCACGTCGGAAGCCTTCAAATCCAAGGTGCAGCCAGCCCGCCACAGAATGGTCTATGCCCTCCTCCGGGACGAAATGGCCCTCGAGGGCGGCATCCATGCTCTCGAGCTCAGGACCCTGACTcccgaggaagaagagcgccaaaataagaaaaaagctgctgaggctgctgctaAGGAAGAAGAGTCCAAGGAAGCTtga
- the fab1 gene encoding 1-phosphatidylinositol 3-phosphate 5-kinase fab1 — translation MASSTTSKATRPASPAASIGLSSPVSFRKRRGSTNSISSTIDKEQLAQALDQIHTSASRCESLTTFNDFAPPPEGIPALENRPGAGELVQNGLSGLYNRFREAVGGGSPTKTIPKEAKEIKDGSGQTSEVASKRSSIAPGHSSRPSVSSLTRVDTNATITTNSISTIALTDVSSPTTGSGNVETRPQIQSTKSNSINLMTGPRSSSTSRQSLPTNATSSVVADPTIAPPAPLKRDASRSTIRTEDSGGQGSSRRSLTIAELQAESTSLYDSKDGRLPPRAGRDDESSADGSLDAPFSPIAGAPSTTSTTNSRHHARNPSVTSSMLHPDDMRRTPAVIDRISRSRSPRYPGSRDSSLDRGTAAASAINTSAHDSVYHDSFGQEIQSQHLHPDFGRIPGTTSGQERASDQMNAQLDKMRRQVLSKEFWMKDDTVKECFLCQTPFTAFRRKHHCRTCGCIFDSKCTTVVSGEKFGVQGSLRVCKNCLEVISRRFDGSGSDDSGDERSFLPKIFGPNNPKESSETTESKPRPMSSSVAVGSEGLEDSRPLTTPMMAIPATRRVRESANRASAVLEIGAPQLSRPGSSRSLKSLTTSGRPQSSAGHKRHHSKHGFLGRFKPAPEQQAPFRKGIDEESSKKPKFPAFHDDNIIDPDLADYMSEDSSGDEQMGIFATMAASDVQSTSYEHDRSAFPSYLNQTRKYRHRPGEKSISGMSYVSRGVLDETNGPISLLNHRRSTRRRNLSISGSAHHHGSPRPKSAMYKGPSASSEALFGLEHPSQSGTQLTRSDSLRRKRISKQELNRSSLKHVDRLLYQLLDDAQIPNPGVWQKSLVPILLQLTDDVTPDVAKGEDMDLRHYVKLKKIPGGRPGDTSYISGVVFTKNLALKRMPRRITNPRIVLVTFPIEYQRHQQHFMSLQPVIEQEKEFLRVVVQRITNLRPHVLLAQKGVSGVALQYLSEANISVAYNVKDTVIEAVARCAEAEIIESLDMLALPVRVGRCSAFEVRTFNNDYPGRKKSYIFLSGCRPDLGCTIALRGASGALLRQVKHIMEFMVYVVYNLKLESSLLRDESVEPPEDSETSLSNSLQGLNESFRSISSAGECCKQGPTVVVNQPSSESEPPSQNTVDSVSTIPEDAELVGQAGGPAPEPAKMVSLHAYHTHASPESQVPDDIPMPTFYSDMVAKYETKILSASPYVKFKQPYLLMKAREQERRLLYLRQLRDQDAVEEDPEKAGRHRFQLIKPEMVEKIGQKAPRQVMEVLHAVHDAEYDKALFNYQTQTRHWEAYYIQGNLDLFDPYSHQNIVVLYSVICTDTKIPCIEPGLLAINFYDEQHVDTGMDADCTLGQYIEDVAYSKNDICNSNGCEKKLVDHHRTYVHDEYRITVFVEHVPNPSSRRPELGNGITMWTYCKLCKKDSEETVMSDATFKYSFGKYLELLYWGRGLKLKSIEDCPHDQHRDHVRYFSLRDSRVRIHWDPIDLLEIVVPRARITWKVANDLKLKNEIYNKMEERWSKFMSSVRARLKSIRTESLLPEKAESCKAEVERLMKKTQEEQPAIIRQMQRTYVESKYYEVVPFNKIIREMLEKAGEWDQAFSKFEADFLGDKDMRQITMMQLKKIFTDNESKESLASNDGTGSVGDVDDRPSQTSTEAAEKSTQPTEYTDTTMETSVASSKALDAKHESEDEKVYIPAEGAIERVEGLDLAASPEAIATPAPSSQSPASTEIASRIPIAQTPVTSRPPATPTGAGRHPTDSAISSQSLSERIDQMRREQAMQGGEGNMVASKAVPERGSSRKSGPNSSPPIVRTTSHPVRTLPRPQPAAAKANGPKDSKSSTTADSATETPPEGSIKVDKKLSDRLGLTALKNRSKTATSGIPRLSHKKKESKVSTLARHFEQLSREFEKERIRDRKERAASLRQPRARLPRTSTKAIVQVYGDVSEAFEEPLSTNEQIPSRDGDQNQTSVLVKPEASVPKSEPAGELPTQVEPNTTKVDDQTGKSETDHAPDGETSQATSDDEAMTSDIDSSIADEFLPDLQELAEALEPSTDIPDELPKHQKTSLMRYLANFWAETSASGWPPLEYPINSTDHIFVDSDIIVREDEPSSVIALALNSDDYQAKLAGIMRDNQDVTELEVDGISDGEPKSSPISEIGDGIMYEADLEKSLHRVTGTHLKYQFKEGAAIMTCKIFYAEQFDALRRKCGVAERIIESLSRCLKWDSRGGKTKSVFLKTLDDRLVLKSLSPIETSAFLRFAPSYFNIMAEALFHELPSVIAKMLGFFQVIIKNPTTGTDVKLDLLITENLFYDRSPTRIFDLKGSMRNRKIQSTGEQNEVLLDENMVEYIYESPLFAREHSKKVLRASVWNDTLFLARQNVMDYSLMIAVDEERKELVVGIIDCIRTYTWDKKLESWIKDRGFAGGGRNRPTVTSPKEYKSRFREAMARYILQAPNCWHLFNNPQLSTNYAQARFEEPEAGAN, via the exons ATGGCAAGCAGCACTACCTCCAAGGCGACGCGCCCAGCCTCGCCGGCAGCTTCTATAGGACTTAGCTCTCCCGTGAGCTTTCGAAAGCGGCGTGGCTCAACCAACTCGATATCCTCCACGATAGATAAAGAACAGCTGGCGCAGGCTCTCGACCAGATTCACACATCGGCTAGTCGATGCGAATCCTTGACTACCTTTAATGACTTTGCCCCTCCTCCAGAAGGAATTCCGGCTTTGGAGAACAGGCCAGGAGCCGGGGAGTTGGTGCAGAACGGTCTCAGTGGCTTGTATAATCGATTCCGAGAGGCGGTAGGTGGTGGCAGCCCGACCAAAACCATCCCAAAGGAGGCAAAGGAGATTAAAGATGGCTCGGGACAGACGTCGGAGGTTGCTTCCAAAAGATCGTCTATAGCGCCTGGCCATAGCTCTCGGCCCTCTGTGTCGTCCCTCACGCGAGTTGACACAAATGCTACCATCACGACAAACTCGATATCAACCATAGCTTTAACTGATGTGTCTTCTCCAACTACCGGGTCTGGGAATGTGGAGACTCGCCCGCAAATACAGTCGACCAAGTCGAACAGCATCAACCTCATGACCGGACCACGATCCAGCTCGACTAGTAGGCAAAGCTTACCGACCAATGCTACGAGTTCCGTCGTTGCTGACCCTACAATTGCACCGCCGGCCCCGCTGAAGCGAGATGCGAGTCGTAGTACCATCCGTACTGAGGACAGTGGAGGGCAGGGTTCTAGCAGGAGAAGCCTTACCATAGCCGAGCTTCAAGCAGAATCTACGAGTCTTTATGATTCCAAGGACGGGAGGCTGCCGCCTCGAGCTGGACGCGATGATGAATCTAGCGCTGATGGCAGCCTCGATGCCCCGTTTAGTCCTATTGCAGGTGCGCCATCGACAACCTCAACTACCAACAGCCGCCACCATGCTCGAAATCCTTCCGTCACGTCTTCTATGCTGCATCCCGATGACATGAGACGGACACCCGCAGTCATCGATAGGATAAGTCGGTCTCGTTCTCCTAGATACCCAGGTTCCAGGGACTCTTCGCTCGACAGAGGTACTGCTGCGGCCAGTGCCATCAACACATCAGCACATGACTCAGTCTACCATGATTCCTTCGGCCAGGAGATTCAATCACAGCATTTACATCCCGATTTTGGACGGATCCCGGGTACCACGAGCGGCCAGGAACGTGCTTCTGACCAGATGAATGCTCAACTTGACAAAATGCGGAGACAAGTATTGAGCAAGGAGTTCTGGATGAAGGACGATACTGTGAAAGAGTGCTTTCTTTGCCAAACGCCGTTTACTGCGTTTCGGAGAAAACACCACTGCCGTACTTGTGGTTGTATTTTCGATTCCAAGTGCACCACTGTGGTTTCCGGTGAGAAGTTCGGCGTTCAGGGGTCTTTGCGAGTATGCAAGAATTGTCTCGAGGTTATTAGCCGTCGATTCGATGGCAGCGGCTCTGATGACTCAGGGGACGAGCGGTCCTTTTTACCCAAAATATTTGGACCAAATAACCCCAAGGAATCTTCTGAAACTACGGAAAGCAAACCCAGGCCCATGTCATCAAGCGTAGCTGTTGGCTCTGAAGGATTGGAGGATTCGCGGCCCCTGACGACACCAATGATGGCGATTCCGGCTACCCGGCGCGTGAGAGAATCTGCCAACAGGGCCTCTGCCGTATTGGAAATAGGAGCTCCTCAACTAAGTCGACCCGGTTCATCCCGCTCTCTGAAATCGTTAACGACGTCTGGACGTCCACAGTCATCTGCCGGTCACAAGCGCCATCATTCCAAACATGGCTTTCTTGGGAGATTCAAGCCAGCCCCAGAACAGCAAGCCCCGTTCCGAAAAGGAATCGATGAGGAAAGCTCGAAGAAACCAAAGTTTCCCGCTTTTCATGATGATAACATTATCGATCCAGATTTGGCGGATTACATGTCGGAAGACTCTAGTGGGGATGAACAGATGGGCATTTTTGCGACCATGGCAGCATCAGATGTCCAATCAACAAGCTATGAACACGATAGATCTGCATTCCCGTCCTACTTGAACCAAACTCGGAAATACCGTCATCGGCCTGGCGAAAAGAGCATCAGCGGCATGAGCTATGTCAGCAGAGGTGTTTTAGATGAAACCAATGGCCCAATCAGTCTATTGAATCACAGGAGGTCAACTCGGCGCCGGAATCTCAGTATTAGTGGAAGCGCTCATCATCACGGCTCTCCACGCCCAAAGTCCGCCATGTACAAGGGACCATCTGCGTCTTCAGAGGCGCTCTTTGGGCTGGAGCACCCCAGCCAATCTGGAACGCAGCTAACCCGGAGTGATTCTTTGCGCAGAAAGAGGATTTCTAAACAAGAACTCAACCGGTCCAGTTTGAAGCATGTTGACAGATTGCTTTATCAGCTTCTCGATGATGCTCAAATTCCGAATCCAGGTGTATGGCAGAAATCTCTCGTACCTATTCTACTTCAGCTCACAGACGATGTCACCCCCGATGTCGCGAAAGGAGAAGACATGGATCTGAGACATTATGTCAAGTTAAAGAAGATTCCTGGCGGACGACCGGGCGACACATCGTATATCTCAGGGGTAGTGTTCACAAAGAACCTCGCATTGAAGAGGATGCCACGGAGGATTACGAATCCTCGCATCGTACTTGTGACTTTCCCTATCGAGTACCAGCGTCACCAACAGCACTTTATGAGCCTGCAACCAGTAATCGAACAGGAGAAGGAGTTTCTACGAGTTGTCGTGCAACGAATCACCAACCTTCGTCCACATGTTTTGCTTGCACAAAAAGGCGTATCAGGAGTTGCTTTGCAATATCTCTCGGAGGCTAATATATCCGTAGCGTATAATGTGAAAGACACGGTCATAGAAGCCGTGGCTCGATGTGCTGAGGCTGAAATTATCGAATCGTTGGACATGCTGGCACTCCCAGTTCGGGTTGGAAGATGTTCTGCATTCGAAGTGCGAACATTTAACAATGATTATCCTGGTAGAAAGAAGTCGTATATTTTCCTCTCGGGGTGCCGTCCTGATTTAGGATGCACAATAGCCTTGCGAGGCGCGTCTGGTGCGTTACTCAGACAGGTAAAGCATATCATGGAGTTTATGGTCTATGTTGTGTACAACCTGAAGCTAGAATCAAGTCTTCTTCGAGACGAGTCGGTCGAACCCCCAGAGGACAGCGAAACCTCGCTATCAAACTCACTTCAAGGCCTGAACGAGAGCTTCCGCTCTATCAGCTCAGCTGGAGAATGCTGCAAACAAGGGCCCACTGTTGTCGTTAATCAGCCGTCCAGCGAGTCTGAGCCGCCATCACAGAACACAGTGGACAGCGTGAGCACAATCCCTGAAGATGCTGAGCTTGTTGGACAGGCCGGTGGGCCAGCCCCCGAACCAGCCAAAATGGTATCTCTGCATGCCTATCATACACACGCCTCTCCCGAGAGCCAAGTACCTGACGATATTCCGATGCCGACTTTTTACAGCGACATGGTAGCAAAATACGAAACCAAGATTCTGTCCGCGTCACCATATGTAAAGTTCAAACAGCCTTATCTTCTGATGAAGGCTCGTGAGCAAGAACGAAGACTTCTTTACCTCCGGCAACTTCGTGATCAAgatgccgtcgaggaggatCCGGAAAAAGCAGGTCGTCACAGGTTCCAGTTGATAAAGCCTGAAATGGTAGAGAAGATTGGGCAGAAGGCACCTCGTCAAGTTATGGAAGTCTTGCATGCAGTCCATGATGCGGAATATGACAAAGCCCTCTTCAACTATCAAACCCAAACGCGCCATTGGGAGGCCTATTATATACAAGGCAATCTTGACTTGTTCGACCCATACTCCCACCAAAACATCGTGGTTCTGTACTCGGTCATCTGCACCGACACGAAGATCCCATGTATAGAGCCAGGATTGCTGGCTATCAACTTCTACGATGAACAACATGTTGATACTGGCATGGATGCTGATTGCACACTTGGCCAGTATATCGAGGATGTGGCATACAGCAAGAACGACATTTGCAACTCCAACGGCTGTGAAAAGAAACTAGTTGATCATCATAGAACCTACGTTCACGATGAATATCGTATCACTGTTTTTGTGGAACACGTTCCAaatccttcttctcggcgccCAGAGCTTGGTAACGGCATTACAATGTGGACATATTGTAAGCTCTGTAAGAAAGACTCTGAAGAAACAGTCATGTCAGATGCAACATTTAAATACTCGTTCGGGAAATATCTGGAGCTTCTGTACTGGGGCCGCGGGTTAAAGCTTAAAAGCATCGAAGACTGTCCTCACGACCAACACCGCGACCATGTTCGCTACTTTAGTCTCCGGGATTCTCGGGTGCGAATTCATTGGGACCCCATCGATCTCCTTGAGATAGTTGTTCCGCGAGCAAGGATAACTTGGAAAGTTGCAAATGacttgaagctgaagaaTGAGATTTATAACAAAATGGAAGAACGATGGAGCAAGTTCATGTCTTCAGTTCGAGCTAGACTGAAGAGCATTCGCACCGAAAGCCTTTTGCCGGAAAAAGCAGAATCGTGCAAGGCTGAGGTGGAAAGACTCATGAAGAAAACCCAAGAGGAACAGCCTGCCATAATCCGACAGATGCAACGTACGTACGTCGAATCTAAGTACTACGAAGTTGTTCCTTTCAACAAAATTATTCGCGAGATGCTAGAGAAAGCTGGAGAATGGGATCAAGCGTTTTCCAAGTTTGAAGCTGATTTCCTTGGCGACAAGGATATGCGCCAGATTACGATGATGCAACTGAAGAAAATCTTCACTGACAATGAATCTAAAGAATCTCTTGCCTCGAACGATGGAACTGGTTCGGTCGGAGACGTTGACGACCGGCCATCTCAAACATCCACTGAGGCCGCGGAAAAGAGTACACAGCCAACCGAGTACACCGATACTACAATGGAAACTAGTGTCGCGTCATCCAAAGCACTGGATGCAAAACATGAATCTGAAGACGAAAAGGTTTATATTCCCGCTGAAGGAGCTATTGAACGAGTAGAAGGACTAGATCTAGCTGCATCTCCTGAAGCAATCGCTACACCTGCTCCAAGTTCTCAAAGCCCAGCTTCTACTGAGATAGCTTCCCGAATTCCTATTGCACAGACACCGGTGACTTCACGGCCCCCAGCTACGCCCACAGGTGCTGGGCGACATCCAACAGACAGCGCCATTTCTAGTCAGTCGCTATCGGAGAGAATTGATCAGATGCGACGCGAACAAGCTATGCAAGGGGGTGAGGGCAACATGGTTGCATCAAAGGCTGTACCAGAACGGGGATCTAGCCGCAAGTCTGGCCCCAACAGCTCACCACCTATAGTCCGTACAACATCTCACCCTGTTCGAACACTGCCGAGACCGCAAcctgctgccgccaaagccaaTGGGCCAAAGGACAGCAAGTCTAGCACGACGGCTGATTCAGCCACGGAAACACCACCAGAAGGATCTATCAAGGTGGACAAAAAACTTTCAGATCGCCTGGGATTGACTGCCCTGAAGAATCGCAGTAAAACTGCAACATCTGGCATTCCACGCCTCTcccacaagaagaaggagtcCAAAGTTTCAACACTGGCTAGACACTTTGAACAGCTAAGCCGAGAGTTTGAAAAGGAACGCATCCGTGATCGCAAAGAAAGAGCCGCGAGTCTTCGACAACCCCGTGCCAGACTCCCGAGAACGTCGACAAAGGCAATCGTACAGGTTTATGGTGATGTTTCTGAAGCATTTGAGGAGCCACTCTCGACGAATGAGCAGATACCGAGTCGGGATGGTGACCAGAATCAGACCAGTGTCCTAGTAAAACCAGAGGCTAGTGTCCCAAAGTCGGAGCCTGCAGGCGAACTGCCCACACAGGTAGAGCCAAACACCACCAAAGTCGATGACCAAACAGGCAAGTCGGAAACCGATCATGCGCCGGACGGAGAAACAAGCCAGGCGACTTCGGATGACGAGGCCATGACCAGTGACATTGATTCCTCTATCGCTGATGAATTTCTCCCTGATCTTCAAGAGTTGGCAGAGGCTCTTGAGCCTAGTACTGACATCCCCGATGAACTTCCCAAGCACCAGAAAACGAGCCTTATGAGGTATTTGGCGAATTTTTGGGCCGAGACATCGGCTAGTGGATGGCCGCCCCTGGAGTACCCGATCAACTCAACTGACCATATTTTTGTGGATTCTGACATTATTGTACGGGAGGACGAGCCAAGTTCTGTCATTGCTCTTGCATTGAACAGTGATGACTATCAAGCCAAACTTGCAGGAATCATGCGCGATAACCAAGACGTCACCGAGCTCGAAGTCGACGGAATCAGCGATGGAGAGCCAAAATCTTCACCCATATCTGAAATAGGTGACGGGATTATGTATGAAGCGGACTTGGAGAAGAGTTTGCATCGAGTGACTGGCACTCATCTCAAGTATCAGTTTAAAGAAGGCGCCGCAATTATGACGTGTAAAATCTTTTATGCGGAACAATTTGACGCTCTGAGGCGAAAATGTGGTGTGGCCGAGAGAATTATTGAGTCTCTCTCGCGTTGCCTTAAATGGGACTCAAGAGGTGGCAAGACTAAGTCCGTGTTTTTGAAGACTCTGGACGATAGACTTGTCTTGAAG AGCCTGTCCCCAATCGAAACGTCCGCGTTCTTGCGTTTTGCTCCTAGTTATTTTAACATTATGGCAGAGGCTCTGTTTCACGAGCTTCCATCTGTAATTGCCAAGATGCTCGGGTTCTTCCAAGTTATCATCAAGAACCCAACGACAGGGACCGATGTTAAGCTTGATCTCTTGATAACAGAAAATCTGTTTTATGATCGGTCACCCACGCGAATTTTCGATCTGAAAGGATCCATGCGGAATCGCAAGATTCAATCAACTGGCGAGCAGAACGAAGTGCTTCTGGATGAAAATATGGTGGAATACATTTACGAATCGCCATTATTTGCGCGAGAACATTCCAAGAAAGTACTTAGAGCATCAGTTTGGAATGACACGCTGTTTTTGGCTAGGCAAAACGTCATGGACTATTCCTTAATGATTGCGGTTGACGAGGAGAGGAAAGAGTTGGTCGTAGGCATTATCGATTGCATCAGGACATATACCTGGGACAAGAAGCTAGAAAGTTGGATCAAGGACCGTGGGTTTGCAGGTGGCGGCCGAAACAGGCCAACCGTTACCAGTCCTAAGGAGTACAAGTCCCGATTTCGAGAGGCTATGGCTAG ATATATCCTCCAGGCGCCCAACTGCTGGCACTTGTTCAACAACCCACAGTTATCAACAAACTATGCGCAGGCGAGATTTGAAGAACCCGAAGCAGGGGCGAATTAA
- the tif451 gene encoding Eukaryotic translation initiation factor 4E-1, producing the protein MAATSEAPNMDQQVDLSTIPISPNGKSESAEAKDGDKPVTVFHDKDNFNVKHPLQNKWTLWFTKPPSGKGDNWNDLLKEVITFDSVEEFWGVYNNVAPVSDLALKSDYHLFKAGVRPEWEDPQNKHGGKWSFQYKEKRNVDIDRLWLQVMMGAIGETLEEEDDGEVMGVVVNVRKAFYRIGVWTRTIGKSIPGRGDGDVAGGKGRSGEKSKDILMSIGRRFKEVLELPNNEQVEFSGHSDSAHAGSTRAKAKYTV; encoded by the exons ATGGCCGCTACCTCCGAAGCTCCCAATATGGACCAGCAGGTTGACCTTTCCACAATCCCCATCTCTCCCAATGGCAAGAGTGAGagcgccgaggccaaggacggtGACAAGCCTGTGACTGTTTTCCACGATAAGGATAACTTCAATGTTAAGCACCCGCTTCAGAATAAGTGGACCTTGTGGTTTACCAAACCCCCGAGTGGAAAA GGTGACAATTGGAACGATCTGTTGAAGGAAGTCATCACCTTTGACTCCGTCGAGGAGTTTTGGGGTGTTTAC AACAACGTTGCCCCAGTCTCTGACCTAGCCCTCAAATCTGACTACCACTTGTTCAAGGCTGGAGTGCGACCCGAATGGGAAGATCCTCAGAACAAGCATGGTGGCAAGTGGTCATTCCAGTACAAGGAGAAGCGAAACGTCGATATTGACCGCCTGTGGCTGCAAGTTATGATGGGTGCCATTGGTGAGActctggaggaggaggacgatggCGAGGTCATGGGTGTCGTTGTCAACGTGCGAAAGGCCTTCTATCGTATCGGTGTCTGGACTCGTACCATTGGCAAAAGCATTCCGGGCCGTGGAGACGGCGATGTTGCTGGTGGCAAGGGCCGTAGCGGAGAAAAGAGTAAGGACATTCTCATGTCTATTGGGAGACGTTTCAAGGAGGTTCTCGAGCTCCCCAATAACGAACAGGTTGAGTTCTCTGGCCACTCTGATAGTGCTCATGCTGGCAGTACGagagccaaggccaaatACACTGTATAA